One Eptesicus fuscus isolate TK198812 chromosome 13, DD_ASM_mEF_20220401, whole genome shotgun sequence genomic window, CCCTCCAAATAAAACCCCttcctatttttcaaaaaatcttCTGTTTGCCTCTCTGTCATAGTGAGTTTTTGAGTTCTTCCTACAGAGCCAAGCATTGTGATAATTATCTCctcatttttactatttattttactaattcaAATCACATTTCTTCAGAAAActtattcaatttcatttttttcattgtgatgatttcaaaatttctgtcctttttttttctgttactatGATTGAATGAACAAGAAAATGAAGAACTGAATGAAAACTCCTTATTCTTTAATCTAGTTCCTTTTCATCCCAACCTTTAATACAGTATCTCTTAGATGcatatatttgttcataatttgtaCTAAATAGTTTGTATATAGTAAAGACCAGTGGCTCCTTCAGATTAATACAATTGATATTTATTTGTATCCAATCATATTGGGGTTTCCATAGGAACAATCAGAAAATACTCCCTGTTATTGGTAGTTTAAATCAGAATAGCAGGTGAATTCTGCCCTCTCTATATAACTTGCAGAAATATGAGGATTAATTTTTACCTGGGATGAATAtcacaattctttttcttttatcctgtATTGATTTACCTATTATCGAGTAATTCACAAATCCTCAATCCCTTAGGTTAGAACTTGTCTAGTTGGTATGCAGGTCTGATGCACTTTTGAGTATTTGTGTGATCTGTTGCTCTTGGCTGTGTTGGAAGGATGCAAATGCTAAATTAAGCTGAATATTACAAGAACCTTAGAGCTCACAAGGGTAAAATTATAAAGTGCAATTGAAGACAAGTTGCCAAAAATTAGGGACAACTCTTATACAATCAAGCTAATTTTTCGCTGGTATCCAGATGGTGGttctttccttttatgttttgtgACTATTACAGTGTTATGAAGGGTCTGGCATTGGGAAGGGATTCTGTGTGATGAAAGGACAGGTttcttttggtgtgtgtttttattaaaatgcccaTTTAGATAGCATAGTTGGATTGCCATGTTTTCTGATTGCCATGAAGCCCCAAAGCAATCACTTAAAACTGGAAATCAGATTAGGTTTGGCCTTATATTATTATCTCAAGGACACTAAAGTgtcaaagatatttaaaaatgatagcTTTCCCTCCAGGGATGAAATCATTTCCATTCTACCACTCTAAGATTCTGTTATCTTGTGACGGGGTGTGTCTGGGAATGTCAAGTTGCCTAGAAACCAAAGACTGAATCCACCATGCTCTCTTTACCAAAAAccaagtaattttctttctttttttccacacaAAAAGGAAATGGTCACTATGTGATATGACAGAGATGTAATCTGATGCTACGGTGGTaatcatttttaatatacatataagcCAAATGCTTTTCTAAAAGGCTCTTCTTTATTGAAAGAATTGAAGGACAATCTCATAGTGACACCAAGCATTCAGGTCACTGGCAGGATGCTATCTTGACAAATGGAATCTTAACATACCCTCTTACTGTGGCCCCAATTAGAGAATGAAAGGGGTAGTAATTTGCTTGGACACAGAGTCTGGGTTTCTGATAATTCTCTGACTTGAGAAATCTCTGTGCTTCAGGAGAGTAGCCTTCTTCACTTCCTGTCCTTTATTTAGGGCCATAGACCTGCCATCCATGGCCCTAAGTAGACCTCCTAATTTTTCTTCCAGCTTCTACCATCTGCTCATTCCCCATCCCATTGGCTCCTACACCTGGCAGCAACTAACATAGAAGGGATGTCACACTCACTAACCCGGCCCCCATTCTTCTAAATAATATAGATGGGATTGTGCCTGGGTCTCAAGTTACTCACCCTGCTTGTTGTGACAGCCCTCTGTGCCTGTCCACATTCTGAAGGAGCCCAAGAAAACTCTGCAACTAAGATGTTACCTTTATACCACTGGCTGGATGCCTTAGTGAGTTTCTGCTCCCCAGGGACTTCAACGCTACAGGTCACAAAAGAGGCTCTGTGCTTATGTTTTTCTGAGCAAGGGGAATATGAGGGCTACGTGTGTTGTCAAGGAGAGTTATAAGGAAATGcagagatataatttttaaaaatctacattttttcCATTACTGGTGACACTGATAATTTTAGCttcccttctctttattttctagaCTCTTACAACAACTTCCAAAATGTTTTCCTTGCATTCTTTCTCTCCTGCACTTTCACCTTTTCAATCCAATATACACAGTTAAACTGGTgcaacattttacaatttaatagCATTTCCATGCctgacttttatatattttttaatccttacacaagaatatttttccattgatgtttagagagtgtgggtgagagagggaaagctagagagaaacacaatgattggttgcctcctgcatgtggcctgaccagggccggggcaggggaggagcctgcaactgaggtaggtgcccttgttcagaattgaacctgggtcccttaggttcataggatgatggtctatccattgagccaaacccgctagggctccATGCCTGACTTTTAAACGAAGAACAAAGGACAAATGTTTCAATCAGGTCTGAAAGACCCAAGAAGTCTCACCACTGCCCATCATCCTTAGATCATCTTCTGTCTTTTCTCCAAGACTCAcacaacctctgagccacatatGCCTACTCACCTTTGTGCAAGCAAACCAAATAATTCCACACCTCAGTGTTTTCCCCCCTTTACTAGGTGTGTCTTCCCCTTGGCCCCCTTTTCTGCCTGACTAACTGCTCCTCACCTTTCAGCCTCCTTCTTCCCTGTTTCCTTTTTGATTTCCTCTCAACAAGGCCTTAAATCCTCTTTGAGGTTCCTCCAGCACTTAGTGTGTACCTATCGCAGCCTCATTACACTTGATTTTAGTTATGTACTTACAAGCCTCTGTCCtcaaaagaaagggagagatcgTGCACAGTTCCTTTTAATATATCTAATAATGAGCACAGATACTTACACAAGTAAACACCGAATAAAATAGATGAAATTAATGAGTGCAGAAAAGAATCAAGACTGTTCTTCACCCGTCAATCTAAGGGTTTCCATTTGCTTGCCATACTCTTGACTATGTGTCTGGGTCAAGGCTCTAAACAAGGCCTTTCTGGACATAAGATATGACTGTTTGGCCATGTTTTCATCAGACTCTGTGGTTGATTCTTGGTTTCATCAGCTTTGCCACTTCTCCCTCAACACTCTGAGCATGGCCTCCCTGATGGGCTTGGATTTCACACTGTAGATGATGGGGTTAAGTACAGGGGGCACTACCAGGTACACATAGGCAATAAGAGCATGTACAATGTGAGGCAGGTGCCTTCCAAAACGGTGGATCATGGATATACCTATAACTGGTATGTAGAAAACCAGAACAGCTAAGATATGAGAAACACAAGTGTTGAGGGCCTGAATGCGTTCCTTGGGAGAAGCCAGACCAATCACTGTATGAAGAATAAGGGTATAAGATAGTACAATAAGCAAGGAGTCTACACCCACCGTGGACAGAACTACATACAGCCCATAAAGGATATTGACAGTAATATCAGCACAGGCATTTTTCATGATATCGGCATGGAAACAGAATGAATGGGACAAGAGCATCTTGCCAGGGCAAAAGTTCAGTCGCTTCAGTAAGAAGGGTCCTGGGAAGAGGGACACAGTGGCTCTAGCCACAATGGCCAGTCCAATTCTGATGATGACATTGTTTGTGAGGACAGCTGCATAGCGCAAGGGGTTGGAGATGGCCACAAAGCGGTCAAATGACATGGCCAGGAGCACTGAGGACTCCACCACAGAGAAGGAGTGGAGGAAGAACATCTGCACCAGGCAAGCATTGAAGGCGATGAGACGATGGTCAAACCAGAGCACAGCCAGGGTGGTGGGCATTGTGGACAAGGTGAGACCCACATCGGTGAGAGCCAGCATGGACAGGAAGTAGTACATGGGCTGGTGCAGGCTGGGAGTCCTCCTCACAGCCAGGAGGATAAGGCAGTTTCCAGTGAGGGCTGCAGTGTACATACAGGAGAAGGGAATGGAGATCCAGCCATGAACGGCCTCCAGCCCTGGAATGCCAATCATCAGGAAGGAAGCTGGCTGGAAGAAGGAGATGTTGACATAGGATTGGGAAGAGAGCATCCTTGGAAGGCAGAAGAAGTCTCCAGTACGATGTGACCTCTTCAATCCGGAAAGACAAAAGGCATTGAGAGGGTACCTGTCAttaggaaaacatttattttgctgtATAGGCTTTTAAacgatttattttccttttcttagttCTTCATATTATGAGTAGTTCTAAGAATATGCATACATTAGTGAATATGTCCTCAAAAGAAATACAGAATGTAGGGGATAGTTTTAACTTCTTCATGATTACAGATAATAAATGACTGAAATGGACTTAGAATTTAGTTGTTTCTAAATGTAAATTCTTTGCTATTTTCACCATACCATGCAGAGTCTTCATTAAATAAAGTGATGTTTATTAATATACATAGTACTCTCTAAATGATCattaacatc contains:
- the LOC129151223 gene encoding olfactory receptor 51I2-like; amino-acid sequence: MLSSQSYVNISFFQPASFLMIGIPGLEAVHGWISIPFSCMYTAALTGNCLILLAVRRTPSLHQPMYYFLSMLALTDVGLTLSTMPTTLAVLWFDHRLIAFNACLVQMFFLHSFSVVESSVLLAMSFDRFVAISNPLRYAAVLTNNVIIRIGLAIVARATVSLFPGPFLLKRLNFCPGKMLLSHSFCFHADIMKNACADITVNILYGLYVVLSTVGVDSLLIVLSYTLILHTVIGLASPKERIQALNTCVSHILAVLVFYIPVIGISMIHRFGRHLPHIVHALIAYVYLVVPPVLNPIIYSVKSKPIREAMLRVLREKWQS